A genome region from Oncorhynchus gorbuscha isolate QuinsamMale2020 ecotype Even-year unplaced genomic scaffold, OgorEven_v1.0 Un_scaffold_1254, whole genome shotgun sequence includes the following:
- the LOC124022006 gene encoding NLR family CARD domain-containing protein 3-like: MMTFVKNELKMFKRILSAELPEGFESQKQDKEVVDAEDEKQESSAREGALKITLHILRKMNQKELADTLEKYELAVICQRELKFNLKKKFQCVFEGIAKQGNPTLLNKIYTELYITEGGTGEVNNEHELRQIETTTRKQERPETAIKCNDIFKPLTGQDKPIRTVLTKGVAGIGKTVSVQKFILDWAEGKANQDVQFVFSFPFRELNLMKEDKHTFIELLNHFSMETKQSRISIYDKYKVLFIFDGLDECRLPLDFQKNKICWDVTESTSVDVLLTNLIKGNLLPSALLWITTRPAAANKIPSGCVDQVTEVRGFNDPQKEEYFRKRFSDEDLASRIISHIKTSRSLHIMCHIPVFCWISATVLEHMLKHKREEMPKTLTEMYTHLVVFHTKQKNEKYLGKEETGPHWNKESILSLGKLAFQQLVNGNLIFYEEDLKEAGIDVNEASVYSGLCTQLFKEECGLYQDKVYCFVHLSIQEFLAAVYVFLSFINNNQNLMDKLQTNEEPEVTVYKSAVDKALQSETGNLDLFLRFLLGLSLESNQKHLRGLLTKTRSSSKTHEETVKYIKEKIRDNPSPERSINLFHCLNELNDHSLVEEIQSYLRSGSLSEPNLSPAQWSALVFVLLTSEKDLDVFDLKKYSRSEEGLLRLLPVVKASRAAVLSGCGVTEEGCASLVSALRSNPLTPERELDLSYNHPGDSGVRLLSAGLEDSHCRLEKLKYVEGLCQCSYQTCWTYQAD, encoded by the exons ATGATGACATTTGTGAAGAACGAGCTAAAGATGTTCAAGAGGATTCTTAGTGCAGAACTCCCAGAAGGCTTTGAGAGTCAGAAGCAGGATAAGGAAGTGGTGGATGCTGAAGATGAGAAGCAGGAGAGCAGTGCCAGAGAGGGGGCTCTGAAGATCACACTGCACATCCTGAGGAAAATGAACCAGAAGGAGCTTGCTGACACACTGGAGAAAT ATGAGCTTGCTGTGATTTGCCAACGTGAACTCAAATTTAATCTAAAGAAGAAGTTTCAATGTGTATTTGAGGGGATCGCTAAACAAGGAAACCCAACACTTCTCAATAAGATCTACACAGAGCTCTACATCACAGAGGGTGGAACAGGAGAGGTCAATAATGAACATGAGCTGAGACAGATTGAGACAACAACCAGGAAACAAGAAAGACCAGAGACTGCAATCAAATGTAACGACATCTTCAAACCCTTAACTGGACAAGACAAACCTATCAGAACTGTGTTGACAAAGGGAGTCGCTGGCATTGGAAAAACAGTCTCTGTGCAGAAGTTCATTCTGGACTGGGCTGAAGGAAAAGCAAATCAGGATGTCCAATTTGTATTTTCATTCCCTTTTCGGGAGTTGAATTTGATGAAAGAGGACAAACACACTTTCATTGAACTTCTCAATCACTTCTCAATGGAAACTAAACAATCAAGAATCTCCATCTACGACAAGTACAAAGTTCTGTTCATCTTTGATGGTCTGGATGAGTGCCGACTGCCCCTAGACTTCCAGAAGAACAAGATCTGTTGGGACGTCACAGAGTCAACCTCAGTGGATGTTCTGCTGACAAATCTCATCAAGGGAAAtctgcttccctctgctctcctctggatAACTACCCGACCTGCAGCAGCCAATAAGATCCCTTCAGGGTGTGTTGACCAGGTGACAGAGGTACGAGGGTTCAATGACCCACAGAAGGAGGAGTACTTCAGGAAGAGATTCAGTGATGAGGACCTGGCCAGCAGAATCATCTCACACATAAAGACATCAAGGAGCCTTCACATCATGTGCCACATTCCAGTCTTCTGTTGGATTTCTGCAACAGTCCTTGAACACATGCTGAAAcataagagagaagagatgccCAAGACTCTGACTGAGATGTATACACACCTTGTGGTGTTTCATACGAAACAGAAGAATGAAAAGTATCTTGGGAAAGAAGAGACAGGTCCACACTGGAATAAAGAGAGCATTCTGTCACTGGGAAAACTGGCTTTTCAACAGCTTGTGAATGGCAATCTGATTTTCTATGAAGAAGACCTGAAGGAGGCTGGCATTGATGTCAATGAAGCCTCAGTGTACTCAGGATTGTGCACACAGCTCTTTAAAGAGGAATGTGGGCTGTACCAGGACAAGGTGTACTGCTTTGTTCATCTGAGCATTCAGGAGTTTCTGGCTGCTGTATATGTGTTCCTCTCATTCATCAACAACAATCAGAATCTAATGGACAAACTGCAAACAAATGAGGAGCCTGAAGTTACTGTCTACAAGAGTGCTGTGGATAAAGCCTTACAAAGTGAGACCGGAAACCTGGACCTTTTCCTCCGCTTCCTTCTGGGCCTCTCACTGGAGTCCAATCAGAAGCACTTACGAGGTCTACTGACAAAGACAAGAAGCAGCTCAAAGACCCATGAAGAAACAGTCAAGTACATCAAGGAGAAGATCAGGGACAATCCCTCTCCAGAGAGGAGCAtcaatctgttccactgtctgAATGAACTGAATGACCATTCTCTAGTGGAGGAGATCCAAAGCTACCTGAGATCAGGAAGTCTCTCAGAACCCAACCTGTCACCTGCACAGTGGTCAGCTCTGGTCTTTGTGTTGCTGACTTCAGAAAAGGACCTGGATGTGTTTGACctgaagaaatactccagatcAGAGGAAGGTCTTCTGAGGCTGCTGCCAGTGGTCAAAGCATCCAGAGCTGCTGT gctgtcaggctgtggagtcacagaggaaggctgtgcttctctggtctcagctctgaggtcaaaccccctcacacctgagagagagctggacctgagctacaatcacccaggagactcaggagtcagactgctctctgctggactggaggATTCACACTGCAGACTGGAGAAACTCAAGTATGTAGAGGGTTTATGTCAATGTTCATATCAGACATGTTGGACTTATCAGGCTGATTAA